TCATGGCATCCGCGCAAGCGCCGCGTATGAAATTCATGATCGAATTTTGTAATCATCCTCCCTTCGACGTTACCACAGAAGAGGCATGGGCAGCATGCACCGCCTTTTGGGCACAGTGTATGAAACATCCCAGTTACTTAAAAGTGGACGGCAGACCGGTGTTCAAAGTACATGGAGTACAGCATTTTCTGCAGCAACACGACAATGATCTCGAAAGGTGCCGCAGAGACTTGGATATCCTGCGCGAAGCGGTGAGGGCGGAAGGGCTGGAAGAGCCCTTGATCGGCGGCGGCGTGGGCGGCGGCGAGTCTATCGGACCCAATCATCCCGCCGCAGTCTTATTCGATTTCACCTGTACTTATATGGATGTACCGCCCTTGGATAAGACAGAGGGGGATTATCCCTACGAAACCTTGGCAGAACATATTGAAGAGGGACGAATGCATCACGTGAAAGATGCCGTTCCTTATCTGCCTTTCGTCAGTGCGGGATGGTCGCCTCGGCCTTGGGGAGATCCGAGACCGTCTTTCGCGCCGCCGGCGGATAAGTATTGGGTAGCGGCATTGCGCAAAGTCAAACAAGATCTCAACGCCCATGAGGAGTTCGGATTCCCAAGCATCAAAGCCTTCACGATCTACGCATGGAATGAGTATGGAGAAGGAGGCTTTATTGCGCCCACAGGCATTTGGAAGTCCCGACGCTTACAACCGATCCGCAGCATTTTCGGTGGTTAAATGGAATAATCCAATACGGGATTATTCTGTTGATCCGTCTGCTGATCCGCCAGTTCAGCCAAGGTGATATTGTTGAAATAATCGTAAAGCAGCTGATTCGCCTCGGAATAGACCCGCTGAATCACACAAGAATCAGGATTGTCGTGGCAATGGGCGACATCTTCGCAAGCGGCAATGGAGAAGGGACCTTCAACGGCCTCTAAGATTTGCGCCAAGGTGATGGATTTTGCCTCGCCCGTTAACATGAATTTGCCCCGTGCCCCACGGACAGATGACACTAGCTTCGCACGGCGCAGACGGGCAAGGATTTGCTCCAGATAAGCGGCAGGAAGACACTGATTTTTGGCGATAACATGTCCCGCCGCCCCTTCAGGATCGTGGGACAATTCAATCATGGCGCGCAAACCGTATCGTGCTCGAGTAGATAGTCTCATAATGCCGACATTATACGGTATCGTGCTGCCTCCCGGCAAATAACAGTATTTCTATCAGCATACATTTTTTTTGCAAGAAGGCAGGCACCGAAGAAGAGGACAAAGAAAGCAACAACCCTTATTCTTCATGAATTCCGGCTTTTCTTGCATCAACTTTTTAAAACGAGGGCGGATTCAAGATTGACCCTACGCAAGGAAATATTGCCTTTGCTGTGACGTGACGGTTAAGTTACACCGGATCGCTCACCCCTGCAGTACAGACCCTTCGGCAGTCCAATCGTATTTGCATCGTGCGAGGCGAGCCGGTGCATGACGTCGCATCCTGCCGTGTTGCGCACAACGATACGGGCGGACTGAGGTCTGCCGTGGGCGACATGTCCCGATTCTTCGTGTCCTTCGGCCATACGGCCTGACCGATCCCGCGGGCTTAATTGATGGGCCGAATATGCATGCCTATATGCGAGGAAATCCAATTGCAAATAGTGATTGTTATGGATTATTCACAACTGATAGATGTTGTGGAAAGAAGACTCAGACAATTGTAAATGAGACCAGAATTGCAGAGGACATCCTACCCCAATCATCCTTATTCTTTCCACAGGTAGCGGTAGTTAAAGCGGCGGTTTGGCGCGCTGTCGCCGTGGGTACATAGGGAAATAGGATCCTTTAAATCTTTCGGATTATCGGCCCAATGAAAATCAATGCTTAGCTGCGTATCGGTAAGCCCCAGCAATGAACGGGGAAGGGCAAGTTCCAATTCCTTTTCTCCGCATCTATACGCAATCGTATCTACGACAGTCCACG
The window above is part of the Candidatus Hydrogenedentota bacterium genome. Proteins encoded here:
- a CDS encoding Rrf2 family transcriptional regulator, coding for MRLSTRARYGLRAMIELSHDPEGAAGHVIAKNQCLPAAYLEQILARLRRAKLVSSVRGARGKFMLTGEAKSITLAQILEAVEGPFSIAACEDVAHCHDNPDSCVIQRVYSEANQLLYDYFNNITLAELADQQTDQQNNPVLDYSI